DNA from Polaribacter sp. NJDZ03:
GTACCAAAAACGGTTAAAAAAGCCAAATAACTTAAAGGTTCTGTAAATTCTGGCTTCATTTCAAAATTTTGAATAAAACCAGTAAAATATAAAATAACTAAAGATGGAATTGCCCAGATAGAATATATTGCTGCAGTTAATTTTATAGCATTTAAATTAGGTATTCTCTCTTTTATAACCACTGCATTTACACCATAAGATGCACCTGCAAGTACAACCAACATTACATACCAAAAGTTAGAATCTTCTGCATTTGCTTCAGAAAAATAAATAATACTTGCAGCACCCAAAAAACCAATTATGGCACCCAGAATTTGTGTTTTTTTACTTTTAATTCTAAATAATAAAAAACCAAAAATCATTACAAAAATGGGTACTAAAGAATCTAAAATTCCTGCCAGAGAACTACTTACTTGTGTTTGTGCAATAGGGAATAAATACATTGGTAAGAAATTACCAAAGAAACCAGCAATTGTTACCCATAAAATTGTTTTTTTAGACATTTTAAAAAGCGCAGGAATACCAATAAAGGCTAAAAGTAAACCGGAACCAACAACCCTTATTGCACCAATTTCATAAGGAGAAAAAACTACCAATGATTTTTTTATCAGCATAAATGAGCTTCCCCAGGTTAATGCAATTACAAGTAATAAAAACCATTTATTGTTTATGAGGTTTTTCATTAACTATTTTTTAATGTCATAATAATTCTTTTTTCATTCTCTAGAAAATAGTTTTCTAAAATTGTTTCGCCTTTAAAACTTAACTCTTTATAAATTTTAATTGCTGGAGCATTATCAGGATGCACTGTTAAGCATATTTCTAAACAATTTTCCTCTTTTAAAAGGTTGACTAATTTATTGGTTAGTTGTTTTCTTATTTGTTTGCTTCTCGCTTCAGGATGCACTCCTAATGATAAAATCCATGCTTTTTTGTTGTTAGTGTTTAAAGCACCTACTGCAAAACCTAAAATTTTATTATTTTCTTTGGCTACAATAAATAAATTATTAGAAATATCAAATAGTTGACGAATTACAAAAGCAGGGTAACTACCTGCATTAAAAACAAGTTGCTCAAGTGCTAACACATCTTTTAAGTCTTCTTCTTTTACAGTTTGAATAGTAATCATATTCTTTTTTTTATGTTGCTGCTTTTATAATTTAAAATACTAGTTATTACCTGCATGCAGAAGTAAAACAAAATTAGTAAAGATTCTTATAAAACGATTATACTTCTAAAAAGAAAAAAGAGAATTATTAGTAAAGGAAAATGTGAATATTTACTAGTTTTTTAGAAATGAAAAGGAGTAAATCAACCAAAAATCTACCATATTATAAATCATTTAAAATTGTTTAACAATGCTATAAGGGTAAATGTAACTATTACTAATTTAGTTTTTATAAGTTTAATTAAAAAAAACACAAATATGGTATTGGTTGGCAATGTGGATAAGTAAGAAGAGGTAAAGTATTGCTGCCGTTTTATTTTACTAAAATGGCTATAACTCCTATCTTTTAAAATTTAATCTTTTAAAAACATAGTTTTATACTGTGGTTACAAGGTTTTTTTTAGAGGAATATAATTCATAGATTTACAAATTAATCTTGTTGTTAAATTTGATTGAATTAAAATAATCTATTAAAGTAAACTTCTTCAACAAAATCAATTTATCTTATGAAAGTTCGTGAATATTTTATAATCATTTCTATTCTTATTACAGCTGCTGTTATTGTTATTGCACAATTTTGGTTTCCAATTATTTGGTCTTTTTTATTGATTGGTCCGTTAATTATTTTGGGACTTTTTGATGTTTTTCAAACAAAACATACTATTAGACGTAATTTTCCATTGTTAGGTAGGTTTAGATATATTTTAGAATCCGTAAGGCCCGAAATTATGCAGTATTTTGTAGAAACAGATACTGAAGGGAGACCATTAAACCGAATTTTAAGATCTTTAGTATATAGAAGAGCAAAGGGAGAAAATGATACTGAACCTTTTGGGACTCAGATGGATTTGTACCATTCT
Protein-coding regions in this window:
- a CDS encoding DMT family transporter — encoded protein: MKNLINNKWFLLLVIALTWGSSFMLIKKSLVVFSPYEIGAIRVVGSGLLLAFIGIPALFKMSKKTILWVTIAGFFGNFLPMYLFPIAQTQVSSSLAGILDSLVPIFVMIFGFLLFRIKSKKTQILGAIIGFLGAASIIYFSEANAEDSNFWYVMLVVLAGASYGVNAVVIKERIPNLNAIKLTAAIYSIWAIPSLVILYFTGFIQNFEMKPEFTEPLSYLAFLTVFGTAIAMLLYFKLIQDTSAVFASTASYLLPIVAVIWGVLDGEKFTFWYVFGGALILIGIYLIREKKKDPKLVPRG
- a CDS encoding GNAT family N-acetyltransferase, yielding MITIQTVKEEDLKDVLALEQLVFNAGSYPAFVIRQLFDISNNLFIVAKENNKILGFAVGALNTNNKKAWILSLGVHPEARSKQIRKQLTNKLVNLLKEENCLEICLTVHPDNAPAIKIYKELSFKGETILENYFLENEKRIIMTLKNS